The Bombus terrestris chromosome 4, iyBomTerr1.2, whole genome shotgun sequence genome has a window encoding:
- the LOC100651194 gene encoding protein bark beetle, whose product MRILCLLLTFLTVYGQSDEGYDQSSIYYTEPTFINVSNSNANGGLSELHGGHIVRGQRLLERSKSPYLVREDLFVEREGELVIEPGVEIRFGPMIGITVRGIITAKGEPQAPILLTGVEANNQVHPIEPPPSIRLVDGPTPYEGRLELLHRGDWRAVCTNSRNWTRADLETACRQLGFQGGRWWSWMDRRWPAKPRLLYEQPGCRGTESSLTSCERWSERQLGGGVCDYHPDLGISCLPRHDGATRAIKHWRGIRFEEALYDRPLIQENTLYVRRSKSILRNVVIEHAGTGREYNVTAAIDVEGVPPQMDSISVIHAAFTGINVTTPDGPVVINNSTVQNNRGYGIYVNSSSGMTRINDCSILDNGADGIKYVHFDERPDDKLDRTEVFDLCTFPTTASQTFPVIISMEQSKYAPNVKRCPQHIFTRPGHVLTMHFLQMKTDRNNSAMIEVYDGIGEAEKLLARVRVKNGTLPQSVATTRQNLYVKFVAEPRTNTIVFVRLSSGYKKTYDLNVTGSIVAGNNGRGIAVEKLRSALHVHETSVSSNKYLAGVHVLGGAADVNITSSRISFNTGDGVNITLTGGNRNVSRTSISSNQGYGFAVWLNDSSTTEYVYFNQTTVVEYSQIFRNKDIGILVGNATGNSYVNVTGNWFNSSSETAVQIGSSWRHDEGLLKLQIGHNSFIQNTKFGIKLSPALNLKATIEYNYFREQSSGCILIKNPLYEEFNILPADIVVRHNEFYNNRGAFVVSIGLSPYSDVQRLLFTRNFLRDNRVRELFDSRSTVRSRLIPRSRVAAVVVVSSSNVEVFRNILHNPESRYEIGSHLEDQSKIINCTYNWLGFAEENKIFERLFHRKDRYNLAKIEYLPYLLHSSNPGANTIISNPTFVPRFVTPGTNLVGGEVDGREFLNSGEYIVERDINVRPGGKLILHPGVTLRFPPAVGMMVAGTLDARGIRPSDILFTLKEELLMDSDNETLTSQAFSGLNEAESVPVRLLGGKTNLEGRLQVKVGEKWGTVCNYGWTIRDAALVCHQLGLTLDPDNWLLERSQIPNAGINEDIILSNVRCTVDDNDISKCKAETEQNFENSCTHENDVGVRCSEAAWAGLRLGPLALRSDLQFVTIEKAGLLDYTTNSFKPALQIDFARHSLDSVRIIDNLQDGLGILYSDIYSVDAVNTVKNSDFSQNGGSGISFKQLGMEIINSRIENNKVAGIRHNPALSAVQQREFAGWFLRMPDLIDSSYNPVVIPYNTRDIELSNEETKYMITVKVTGDPIRQRIAIKCTPGYVIGIQLLNPIENRSTEQIVLHDSQYVDSSRESWNLKRDLAIFPVTSTSYAVILEYDSGTNALGGAVVVLTALQAPIQDVRNKIVRGPIPKLLVTKSKIKNNKKGILASFYNRYLDEIGDHFLRKANETIQLVACEISHNQEQAIYVHSPYWNIYQTNMSEIAIHINDSLITDNGKGIYQFSRDARHSNNLFHWIMQDSTIERNRRGGFEVILPDVWQYNENFTHTLYFDNNTWRNNEQFGFVIDGHYATLNMSNNRFEGNQCKTGLISIQGMEKKMQINNNYIESNTGGYMVEFKADSQSEILGNVDARFYNNEVKRNTYDPASMGPRRTDGSPSYVVGFHGIQKVQINRNLFGDNSLDYELLAGIRTAKINNEVDVSENWWGTDNDTKIRQSIFDFDDWNDHAVANYRPFLTSDSFDSSVSASWQIGKEIDLDNLGGRIIENLSIHSRDKPYVVKSDITIMPEATLHVYPDVVMEFAPNVGILVLGTLKAIGAPGHEIIMKPMEREDVSDSTNAKLRKSGNIISMSDETIRLCKDGRCSSLYNEGFLEFFNRTTLQWIPLCDTRFTERNAQVACRQLGHDSLNVYVSYDRRYELHPGSLIRVWSWPEPLQCTGKEMKLEDCQIRLNGQLYGHRHECPWDSQFVFINCGKRNLDDSHDYWGGIRIANSEFERHLYEHRIHDVVTHETVRRVESVLRYIKIIGAGILHFEKSAALQTIMKSPTITHVNITRSAYHGINVISPTHTVELLFNVIDNVLGNGVNLLSITGEGREADESSFTPIKDLSIPYHLFSMIDICDTTKEITLEERVIVYYKYDNHPVNCVKIFRSAYRAKPFGFRLLQFNLFNSTGKPGRTDSITLYDGDIYNITAKSIGHLEANSLDEKKLFRTQGPSLSIRLFANGASNVHGFIAEVVTLPISAIGFNRDVQHNISYSVITNCREGAIKYASAGEVNAIMTLERNQFTNNCEKLYGNFSTCKSAVWLDVQNTQSLYFRNNVVRQNQGGLSIRADSRGSATSLEGWIHNNLFAENFNKPALYVEGRQSSPYQEVIIFRNYFTKNNALYDNNIVLKQVVSNMTLNYLHANLGAHLLEISGFEGVRLPIYQSTSHNGFYKNYAVDRDGRSTIVAGTPGQRYVDNVFFNPDNDYEMLTMNRSQQLEMWRSHIDARHNWWGYNETLAVAGRIRDRGDSPELLQVDYQPFHMSNQSVLNGKCPPAWDLVGDTCYIYIGAPMDFFSAREFCRSVNASMPFIMGNYLELWQFLRKQQVGYDYSDRAWVQQLDRVDKCTTFIYQTIEIDYCAQPSPFICEIDPKVNIDPLSWRKDIVAVAVLGAAGVALALLTAAIALWVSKSKRRNLERLERRNSIRQSLHSLRSVGSTSGFTELAYRRKPIATKHSTDTLNSKSLDYRRMLNGGSIDSMDKSQLNSSMEDNQSYDVYEAHNPRYSPSTSDFKGAVQKYGAPQSGDNPVFDLTYRNEGFRNHSTFASRTTNDWPIESITETTADETPVVDATNESSYLHNTSTLPLNSSLALTDSISELKRDIDGSASYSTMDYDSKRSYDNATFTPSQTSEPVPEYAPNFNPPIPPHPYHYREDRPRSEALLETNLDTGEEKPLRSKSEALLETNLDVFLANEPTELTQLSAGARSKSQPLETAM is encoded by the exons ATGCGTATTCTGTGTTTGCTACTGACATTTCTGACTGTTTACGGACAGTCGGACGAAGGCTACGATCAATCTTCTATTTATTATACCGAGCCAACTTTCATCAACGTGAGTAATAGCAATGCCAATGGTGGTTTGTCGGAGTTGCACGGTGGTCATATTGTCCGAGGCCAGAGATTATTGGAAAGATCGAAGAGCCCTTATCTGGTGCGCGAAGATTTGTTCGTGGAACGCGAGGGCGAGCTAGTGATAGAACCTGGGGTAGAGATCCGGTTTGGTCCCATGATCGGAATCACGGTTCGTGGTATCATAACTGCAAAG GGTGAACCGCAAGCTCCAATTTTATTAACCGGAGTAGAGGCGAATAATCAAGTTCATCCTATCGAACCGCCGCCTTCGATACGACTGGTCGATGGACCGACTCCGTACGAAGGTAGATTAGAACTTTTACATCGCGGTGACTGGAGAGCTGTCTGCACAAATTCGCGAAA CTGGACAAGGGCTGATCTAGAAACAGCATGCAGGCAGCTTGGTTTCCAAGGTGGAAGATGGTGGTCGTGGATGGATAGACGATGGCCAGCGAAGCCACGATTGCTTTACGAACAACCAGGTTGCAGAGGCACCGAGTCCTCTTTAACGAGCTGCGAGAGATGGTCTGAAAGGCAGCTCGGTGGTGGTGTTTGTG ATTATCATCCCGATCTTGGAATATCGTGTTTACCGCGCCACGATGGAGCCACGAGAGCGATCAAACATTGGAGAGGCATTCGTTTCGAAGAAGCATTGTACGATCGACCACTGATCCAAGAAAATACGCTTTACGTACGGAGATCGAAGTCGATTCTACGGAACGTTGTGATCGA gCATGCAGGCACAGGtcgggaatataacgttacggcAGCGATCGATGTCGAGGGTGTTCCACCGCAAATGGATTCGATTTCGGTTATTCATGCTGCCTTTACCGGCATTAATGTCACTACGCCGGATGGCCCTGTCGTAATCAACAATAGTACCGTTCAAAACAACAGAG GATATGGAATTTACGTGAACAGTTCGTCGGGAATGACACGTATCAATGATTGTAGTATATTAGATAACGGAGCCGATGGAATCAAATACGTTCATTTCGACGAACGACCCGATGACAAATTAGACCGTACAGAGGTGTTTGATTTGTGTACATTTCCAACTACGGCCAGTCAAACATTTCCTGTTATAATATCTATGGAACAGAGCAAATATGCacctaacgtaaaacgttgtccacaa CACATCTTTACAAGACCAGGACACGTGTTGACTATGCACTTTTTGCAAATGAAGACTGACAGAAATAACAGTGCTATGATAGAAGTGTACGATGGTATAGGCGAAGCGGAAAAATTACTAGCTAGAGTGAGAGTAAAAAATGGCACGTTACCTCAGAGTGTGGCTACAACTCGACAAAATTTGTATGTAAAATTCGTCGCCGAACCACGTACGAATACTATCGTTTTCGTGCGATTGTCTTCCGGTTATA aaaagACCTACGATCTAAACGTGACTGGAAGTATCGTAGCCGGTAACAATGGAAGAGGAATCGCGGTGGAGAAACTACGATCGGCCTTGCACGTCCACGAAACCTCTGTATCCAGCAATAAATATCTAGCCGGTGTGCATGTGTTGGGTGGCGCTGCGGATGTGAATATTACGAGCAGTCGCATATCTTTTAATACGGGAGACGGCGTGAACATTACCCTTACCGGAGGAAATCGCAATGTGTCTCGGACGAGTATTTCCTCCAATCAGGGTTACGGGTTTGCAGTATGGTTGAATGACAGTTCCACCACCGAATACGTTTATTTTAATCAGACTACCGTAGTTGAATATTCGCAGATATTTCGCAACAAAGATATTGGCATCCTA GTTGGTAATGCAACTGGCAATTCGTACGTGAACGTGACGGGTAATTGGTTCAATAGTAGTTCTGAGACTGCGGTTCAAATAGGATCTAGTTGGAGACACGACGAAGGATTATTAAAGCTTCAAATTGGCCACAATTCTTTCATACAGAATACAAAATTTGGGATCAAATTGAGTCCTGCTCTCAATTTAAAAGCAACGATAGAATACAATTACTTCAGAGAGCAGTCTAGTGGTTGTATACTAATCAAGAATCCTCTCTACGAGGAATTTAACATCTTGCCTGCGGACATCGTTGTCAGACATAACGAATTTTACAATAACCGTGGTGCCTTTGTAGTCAGCATCGGTCTTTCACCCTATAGCGATGTACAGAGATTATTGTTCACTAGAAATTTTTTGCGTGACAATCGTGTCCGAGAACTGTTCGACAGTAGGAGTACCGTAAGATCCAGATTAATTCCGCGTTCTCGAGTCGCGGCCGTAGTCGTTGTTTCGTCGAGCAACGTCGAGGTTTtccgtaatattttacataatccCGAATCACGATACGAGATTGGCTCTCATTTAGAAGATCAGAGTAAGATTATAAATTGTACTTATAATTGGCTTGGATTTGCTGAAGAGAATAAGATATTCGAAAGATTATTCCATAG AAAGGACAGATACAATCTCGCCAAGATCGAATACTTGCCGTACTTGTTACATAGCAGCAATCCAGGGGCCAACACGATCATCTCAAATCCAACATTCGTTCCACGATTCGTTACACCCGGTACAAACTTGGTCGGCGGTGAAGTGGATGGTCGCGAATTTTTAAACTCTGGAGAATACATCGTTGAGAGGGATATCAACGTGCGACCAGGTGGAAAATTGATTCTGCACCCTGGGGTCACTTTGCGTTTCCCACCAGCTGTGGGAATGATGGTTGCTGGAACGTTAGACGCTCGTGGGATAAGGCCAAGCGATATCCTGTTCACTTTGAAAGAAGAACTTCTTATGGATTCGGACAACGAGACTCTTACGAGCCAAGCATTTAGTGGACTAAATGAAGCGGAGTCCGTACCTGTGAGGCTTCTTGGAGGAAAGACGAATCTTGAAGGAAGATTACAG GTAAAAGTAGGAGAAAAATGGGGAACAGTATGCAATTACGGTTGGACGATCCGAGACGCTGCTCTAGTATGTCACCAATTAGGTCTCACTTTAGATCCAGATAATTGGCTGCTGGAACGTTCACAAATTCCAAATGCTGGTATCAACGAAGACATTATTTTAAGTAACGTTAGATGTACCGTggacgataacgatatatcaaaGTGTAAAGCAGAAACAGAGCAGAACTTTGAGAATTCTTGCACTCACGAGAACGACGTTGGTGTTAGATGTTCAGAAGCTGCGTGGGCGGGTCTTCGACTGGGACCGTTAGCCCTGAGAAGTGACCTTCAATTTGTAACGATAGAAAAAGCAGGTCTGCTTGACTACACAACGAATTCCTTCAAGCCAG CTCTTCAAATCGATTTTGCGAGACATTCATTGGACAGTGTTAGAATAATTGACAATCTACAAGACGGTCTAGGAATTTTATATTCAGATATATACTCGGTGGATGCTGTAAACACCGTGAAGAACAGCGATTTCTCGCAAAACGGGGGCAGTGGGATCAGTTTCAAACAATTGGGAATGGAAATCATCAATTCTCGGATTGAGAACAATAAAGTCGCGGGGATAAGGCACAATCCTGCCCTTTCTGCGGTTCAACAAAGAGAATTCGCTGGGTGGTTCCTGCGTATGCCAGATTTAATTGATTCGTCGTATAATCCAGtagtcataccgtataacacgaGAGACATTGAATTGTCCAACGAAGAAACTAAATATATGATAACTGTCAAAGTTACCGGTGATCCTATTCGACAACGTATTGCCATTAAA TGCACACCAGGATATGTCATCGGTATTCAACTTTTAAATCCCATCGAAAATCGTAGTACAGAACAGATCGTCCTACATGATTCGCAATATGTCGATTCTAGTCGGGAAAGTTGGAACCTGAAACGCGATTTGGCGATATTTCCTGTAACATCGACCTCTTATGCTGTGATTTTGGAATACGATAGCGGCACCAACGCACTTGGAGGGGCTGTTGTTGTTCTCACAGCTCTTCAAGCTCCGATACAG GATGTACGAAACAAAATCGTAAGAGGCCCCATCCCAAAGTTGCTAGTAACCAAGTCCAAAATCAAGAACAATAAGAAAGGTATACTCGCGTCATTTTACAATCGGTACCTGGATGAAATTGGCGATCATTTTCTTCGAAAGGCAAACGAAACTATACAATTGGTCGCTTGTGAGATTTCTCACAACCAGGAGCAAGCTATTTACGTACATTCACCTTACTGGAACATTTACCAGACGAATATGTCTGAAATTGCGATTCACATTAACGACAGCTTGATCACAGACAATGGTAAAGGAATATACCAATTCAGTCGCGATGCAAGACATTCGAATAATCTTTTCCATTGGATAATGCAAGATAGTACGATCGAAAGAAACAGAAGGGGCGGCTTTGAAGTGATTTTGCCTGATGTGTGGCAGTATAACGAGAATTTCACGCACACTTTATATTTTGATAACAATACCTGGCGAAACAACGAGCAGTTTGGCTTTGTAATCGATGGCCACTATGCCACCTTGAATATGTCCAATAATAGATTCGAGGGAAATCAATGTAAAACTGGTTTGATTTCCATTCAAGGAATGGAGAAAAAAATGcagattaataacaattatatcgaGAGCAATACTGGCGGCTATATGGTAGAATTCAAGGCAGACAGCCAATCAGAAATTTTAGGAAACGTCGATGCGCGTTTTTATAACAACGAAGTCAAACGAAATACCTATGATCCAGCTAGTATGGGACCACGTCGTACAGACGGTAGTCCTAGTTACGTTGTTGGGTTTCATGGTATACAGAAAGtgcaaataaatagaaatttatttggcGATAATTCTTTGGATTATGAATTATTGGCTGGCATTAGAACGGCTAAAATCAACAATGAAGTTGACGTATCGGAGAATTGGTGGGGAACTGATAACGATACTAAAATCAG ACAAAGTATTTTCGATTTTGATGATTGGAATGATCACGCAGTTGCCAACTACCGACCTTTCTTAACCAGCGATTCTTTCGATTCTTCGGTGTCTGCATCCTGGCAGATTGGAAAGGAAATAGATCTGGATAATTTAGGTGGACGCATAATAGAAAATCTATCCATTCATTCTAGAGACAAGCCTTACGTTGTAAAATCTGATATCACGATCATGCCAGAAGCCACATTGCACGTTTATCCGGATGTTGTTATGGAATTTGCACCCAACGTTGGGATTCTCGTTCTTGGTACATTGAAAGCTATAGGTGCACCTGGTCATGAGATAATAATGAAACCGATGGAACGCGAAGACGTTAGTGACTCTACGAACGCAAAGTTAAGAAAAAGTGGAAATATAATTTCCATGTCGGATGAAACTATCCGTCTTTGTAAAGATGGACGATGTTCGTCCCTGTACAACGAAG GATTCTTGGAATTCTTCAATAGAACAACCTTACAGTGGATACCCTTGTGCGACACTAGATTTACTGAAAGAAATGCACAAGTAGCCTGTCGACAGTTGGGCCACGACTCCCTTAATGTCTATGTATCCTACGATCGTAGATACGAACTTCATCCTGGTTCTTTAATACGCGTTTGGTCTTGGCCTGAACCATTGCAG tGTACcggaaaagaaatgaaattggaaGATTGTCAAATTAGACTAAACGGCCAATTATACGGGCACCGGCACGAATGCCCATGGGACAGTCAGTTCGTCTTCATAAATTGTGGGAAACGTAATCTGGACGATTCGCATGACTATTGGGGCGGAATACGGATTGCCAACAGCGAATTCGAGCGTCACCTGTACGAGCATCGTATTCACGATGTTGTGACTCACGAAACAGTAAGACGCGTCGAGTCGGTGTTGAGATACATTAAGATCATCGGTGCTGGTATTTTGCATTTTGAGAAATCAGCTGCTCTGCAAACGATTATGAAATCTCCGACGATAACGCACGTTAACATAACTCGTAGCGCTTATCACGGCATTAACGTGATATCACCGACTCATACG GTCGAATTGTTATTCAACGTTATCGATAACGTGCTTGGAAATGGTGTGAATTTACTGTCAATAACGGGCGAAGGTCGCGAAGCGGATGAAAGTTCGTTTACTCCAATTAAAGATCTTAGTATTCCTTATCATTTGTTCAGCATGATCGATATTTGCGATACTACAAAAGAAATTACACTAGAGGAACGAGTTATAGTTTATTACAAATACGACAATCATCCTGTGAATTGTGTTAAGATCTTTCGCAGTGCTTACAGGGCAAAACCTTTTGGATTTAG GCTTTTgcaatttaatttgtttaattctaCTGGAAAACCCGGCCGAACTGATAGCATTACTTTATACGATGGAGACATTTATAATATCACTGCCAAAAGTATAGGCCATTTGGAAGCTAATAGTCTCGATGAGAAGAAATTATTCAGAACTCAGGGACCAAGCCTTAGTATAAGATTATTCGCCAATGGTGCAAGCAACGTACATGGATTTATTGCAGAAGTAGTTACTCTACCAATCTCTGCTATTGGATTCA ATCGCGATGTGCAACATAACATTTCCTATTCTGTGATAACTAACTGCCGCGAAGGAGCGATCAAATATGCTAGTGCTGGCGAAGTGAATGCTATAATGACCCTTGAACGTAACCAATTCACAAATAATTGCGAGAAACTGTATGGTAATTTTTCAACCTGCAAGTCAGCTGTATGGTTGGATGTCCAAAATACTCAATCTTTGTACTTTAGA AATAACGTTGTTCGACAAAACCAAGGTGGTCTTTCGATTCGAGCCGATTCTAGAGGCTCTGCGACTTCATTGGAAGGATGGATTCATAATAATCTTTTTGCAGAAAATTTCAACAAACCTGCTCT ATACGTGGAAGGTCGACAAAGCAGTCCCTATCAAGAAGTTATTATATTCAGAAACTATTTTACAAAGAACAATGCTCTCTATGATAATAACATTGTCCTAAAACAAGTAGTCAGCAATATGACTCTGAATTATTTGCATGCCAATCTTGGTGCGCATCTCTTGGAAATCTCTGGATTCGAAGGAGTTCGTTTACCTATCTATCAAAGCACGTCTCACAATGGTTTCTATAA aaATTACGCAGTGGACCGTGATGGCCGTAGCACGATAGTTGCAGGAACTCCTGGCCAACGATATGTGGATAACGTTTTCTTTAATCCGGACAACGATTACGAAATGCTTACGATGAATAGATCACA aCAGTTAGAAATGTGGAGGTCCCATATAGATGCACGACACAATTGGTGGGGATATAACGAAACCCTAGCTGTTGCTGGTAGAATCAGAGACAGGGGAGATTCTCCAGAGCTGTTACAAGTTGACTATCAACCTTTCCATATGAGCAATCAGTCAGTCTTAAATGGCAAATGTCCACCAGCATGGGATTTAGTGGGCGATAcatgctatatatatattggtGCTCCCATGGATTTTTTTAGCGCTCGAGAATTCTGTAGA TCTGTGAACGCGTCCATGCCATTCATCATGGGCAATTATCTGGAACTTTGGCAATTTCTGCGAAAACAACAAGTTGGATACGACTATTCTGATCGTGCTTGGGTACAACAATTAGATCGTGTGGATAAGTGCACCACTTTCATATATCAGACTATCGAAATTGACTACTGTGCTCAGCCAAGTCCTTTCATTTGTGAAATTG ATCCTAAAGTAAATATCGACCCGCTATCTTGGAGAAAAGACATAGTTGCAGTGGCTGTGTTGGGAGCGGCTGGCGTAGCCCTAGCGTTATTAACAGCTGCTATCGCACTCTGGGTATCCAAGTCAAAGAGAAGGAACCTCGAAAGACTAGAAAGACGGAATTCAATCAGACAATCTTTGCATTCTTTGCGATCAGTCGGCTCCACCTCTGGTTTCACTGAACTTGCATACAGACGCAAACCTATTGCG ACAAAACACTCTACAGATACTTTGAATTCGAAGTCGCTAGATTATAGAAGAATGTTAAATGGTGGTAGTATAGACTCAATGGACAAATCTCAATTAAACTCATCCATGGAAGACAATCAAAGCTACGATGTATACGAAGCACATAATCCAAGATATTCCCCAAGCACTAGCGATTTCAAAGGAGCTGTTCAAAAGTACGGCGCTCCACAAAGCGGAGATAATCCAGTGTTTGATTTGACATATCGCAACGAAGGTTTTAGAAATCATTCCACGTTCGCTTCGAGAACCACCAACGACTGGCCCATTGAATCCATCACAGAAACCACCGCTGATGAAACTCCAGTTGTCGATGCTACCAACGAGAGTTCTTACCTTCATAATACCTCTACCCTTCCACTAAATTCGAGTCTTGCCTTGACTGACTCTATTAGCGAATTGAAACGCGATATCGACGGATCAGCATCATACAGTACAATGGATTATGATTCAAAACGCAGTTACGATAACGCGACGTTCACACCGAGTCAGACGTCCGAGCCTGTACCAGAGTATGCCCCAAACTTTAATCCACCAATACCGCCTCATCCTTATCATTATCGCGAAGACAGGCCTCGAAGTGAGGCATTGTTAGAAACTAATTTGGATACAGGAGAAGAAAAGCCTTTACGTTCGAAAAGCGAAGCCTTGCTAGAGACTAATTTGGATGTGTTTTTGGCAAACGAACCAACAGAATTAACGCAACTCTCAGCTGGGGCGCGAAGCAAAAGTCAGCCCTTGGAAACGGCAATGTAA
- the LOC100651752 gene encoding centromere/kinetochore protein zw10 homolog, whose translation MTSFLTDVLITAGKLEKINLHEKISEIQKEITKLKYDVKDFMDDNYVEFTSKLTKDQHLVSKGEKLLEEMDALQKKIDTQVKIELSGSTKELKTLSQALKESNVMLQLSNQLLTLHECIKSVKNYQEEKRYVDAAETLCHMQTILHNPQTDLRDLDIYTAIEEEYLNLYTSFLSDTSSLLHERICWTGVDDKDSEIVTLNVKNEVDDMQDLIQGLHRIDNLSSHLHKFSVTLMNHVISPIINDDCSVYVIDEKMFTVEILNKKKLPGYKSVLYNLELLFKFLYQHFQFTIHDDRTFLKEIQPHLLERLSTSLKDDCISRITPTSSADLKNFTPIVQAINDFQYFLVKIGFITNDQLFLSEYTKNIDKLLIKKICQDLLAKARTIMKKDLHDCITYEPQKPLEFPEDTYDYNEIKAYKKLSDDTFQLPKCQISTSARETLNLARYILDEACNSSDTCAMQLFYTCRNVFEMYAGLVPEHHRKFLETIPQQVAMFHNNCMYLAHHLLTLGHEYRDKLPESLHNLNLTFADQVLVLRDVGSSCFLEHMKYQRNIIFDILKESGLSALGQTSELHPSTERAMRQCIRQLELLKTVWVDVLPVNIYCRAVGCIMNSMVEDLIIRVISVEDIPADVATELVTLFNMIVKRAPQIFPVHQKIHQHVKKWEKFLELIQVLGASLKEIEVRWDNGKGPLAREFTAPQVKQLIRALFQNTERRSNLLASIK comes from the exons ATGACATCATTTTTAACTGATGTACTGATCACAGCGG gaaaattggaaaaaatcaATCTACATGAAAAGATATCAGAAATACagaaagaaataacgaaattaaaatacgATGTCAAAGATTTTATGGATGATAATTATGTCGAGTTTACGTCGAAACTCACAAAAGATCAGCATTTGGTATCAAAGGGAGAAAAATTACTCGAAGAAATGGATGCATTGCAAAAGAAGATAGATACTCAG GTTAAGATAGAATTATCTGGTTCTACGAAAGAATTAAAAACTCTCTCTCAAGCGTTAAAGGAATCAAACGTAATGTTACAACTTTCCAATCAACTCTTAACTCTACATGAATGCATAAAATCTGTGaaaaattatcaagaagaaaaacGGTACGTGGATGCGGCTGAAACATTGTGCCACATGCAAACCATTTTACATAATCCGCAAACGGATTTACGCGATCTTGATATTTACACGGCGATcgaagaagaatatttaaatctgTATACTTCATTTTTGTCCGATACGTCATCGTTATTGCACGAGCGAATATGTTGGACTGGCGTCGACGATAAAGACTCAGAGATTGTAACATTGAACGTAAAAAATGAGGTGGACGACATGCAGGATTTAATTCAGGGTTTGCACCGTATCGATAATCTTTCGAGTCATCTGCATAAATTCTCAGTAACGCTTATGAATCACGTGATTAGTCCGATTATCAATGATGATTGTTCTGTATATGTAATTGACGAAAAAATGTTCACCGtcgaaatattaaacaaaaagaaattacCCGGTTACAAAAGTGTACTCTACAACTTGGAATTGTTGTTTAAGTTTCTTTATCAACATTTTCAATTTACTATACACGATGACCGAACATTCCTGAAAGAAATACAACCTCATCTACTCGAACGATTATCAACATCGTTAAAGGATGATTGCATTTCGCGAATTACGCCAACATCGAGCGCCGACTTAAAAAATTTTACACCCATTGTTCAAGCCATCAATGATTTTCAGTATTTCTTGGTCAAAATTG gtTTTATTACAAATGATCAACTCTTTTTGTCAGAATATACGAAGAATATTGATAagctattaataaaaaaaatttgtcagGATTTATTAGCGAAAGCGCGAACCATTATGAAGAAAGATTTACATGATTGCATTACATACGAGCCGCAG AAGCCGCTTGAATTCCCAGAAGATACATACGATTATAACGAGATAAAGGCGTATAAAAAATTAAGTGACGATACGTTTCAACTTCCAAAATGTCAAATAAG CACCAGCGCGAGAGAAACATTAAATCTCGCGAGATATATCTTGGATGAAGCTTGTAATAGTTCGGATACCTGTGCTATGCAGCTATTTTATACTTGTAGAAATGTTTTTGAAATGTACGCAGGCTTGGTACCTGAACACCACCGAAAATTTTTGGAAACAATACCGCAACAAGTCG cTATGTTTCATAACAATTGCATGTATCTCGCGCATCATCTGCTCACATTGGGACACGAGTATAGGGACAAATTACCAGAATCCTTGCATAATCTTAATTTAACTTTCGCGGATCAAGTATTAGTATTGAGAGATGTCGGATCATCCTGCTTTTTAGAGCACATGAAGTACcaacgaaatattatttttgatattctCAAAGAATCTG gtTTATCCGCTTTGGGTCAAACTTCCGAATTACACCCCAGTACTGAACGTGCAATGAGACAGTGCATTAGACAGCTGGAATTATTAAAAACAGTTTGGGTAGATGTGTTACCTGTGAATATTTACTGTAGAGCTGTAG gaTGCATTATGAACTCAATGGTCGAAGACTTAATAATCAGAGTGATATCTGTTGAAGACATTCCCGCTGATGTTGCTACCGAATTGGTAACATTATTTAATATGATCGTTAAGCGTGCACCACAAATATTCCCG GTTCATCAAAAGATTCATCAACATGTTAAAAAGTGGGAGAAATTTTTAGAACTGATTCAAGTTCTGGGTGCATCACTGAAAGAAATCGAAGTAAGATGGGATAACGGTAAAGGACCACTCGCGCGAGAATTTACAGCACCCCAGGTTAAACAATTAATTAGAGCGCTATTTCAAAATACC